GCAGGGGTGGGAGGCCCGCGCGGGCGCGCAGGACGTTCAGGCTGGCGCGGTTGGCGTTGTTGCTCAGGGCGGGCAGGGCGTCCAGCGGGAACCAGCGCAGCTCCAGCGTCTCGCCGCTGTCGTCCGGCGCGGCCCCTGCCAGCGCGGCGGCGGGGAGCGTGCCGTGGGCGCGCATCCCGATGATGTAGATCTCGTGCCCGTTCGGGTAGCGGTGGAACAGCTCCGGGCCGTCCTGAAGCCCCTCGGGCAGTGGCAGCAGCGTCAGGTTCGGGCAGTCCAGGCCGGTCTCCTCCAGCAGTTCGCGGCGGGCGCCGGTCAGGAAGTCCTCGCCGGGTTCCAGCGCGCCGCCCGGTTCGCCCCACAGGCCGTCGTCGCCGCGGCGTTGCATCAGCACCCGGCCGTGCTCGTCCTGGAGCAGGACTCCGGCGGACGCGGCCATCAGGGGGCGGTTGCCCCATACCTCACGCAGTTGCATCAGGGTCATCGGGCCTTACGGTACCCTGGCCCGTGATGAGGACCGATGCTGCGCCGCTGCGCGTGCTGTTCGTGACCGACGCGCCCGCCGTGGGCGGCAGCGAGGTCTACATGCGCGAGATCATTCCCCCCATGCGCGCCCACGGGGTGCACGCCGAGGTCGCCATGCCGGACGTGCCGGGCACCGCCGACTTCCGCGCGCAGCTGCAGGAACGCGGCATTCCCGTGCATGCCTACCGCACCCTGGACGAGGTCGCCCGTGTGGAGCGTGCGGGTCGGGGCTTCGACCTGACGATCCTGAGCAGCTGGAATCCGCGCGGGTACCGCAAGTACTACCGCGCGCTGCGCGGGCCGTTCGTGTCGCTGGTGCACGATCAGCTGATGCTGCACATTCCGGGCCTGCCGCAGGGCGTGTACCGCGCGTGCTACGAGTGGTTGCAGGCGGGGGACATCCGCGGCGCGCAGCATGTCGTCACGGTGTCCGAGTGGGGCGCCGAGTACCTGCGCCGCCACCACCGCATGACGCAGGTGCACGCGGTGCCGAACGGCGTGGATACCGTGAAGTTCCGCCCCGGCGACCCGCAGGAACGCGCCGCGCTGCGGGAGCGCCTGGGATTCACAGGGTTCACCGTGCTGAACCCGGCCCGCATGAGCATCGAGAAGAACCACCCGGCAGTCATCGCCACGGCGTGGCAGGCGCCGGAACTGCACTTCGTGCTGGTGGGCACCGGGTACC
This region of Deinococcus sp. JMULE3 genomic DNA includes:
- a CDS encoding glycosyltransferase family 4 protein, which translates into the protein MRTDAAPLRVLFVTDAPAVGGSEVYMREIIPPMRAHGVHAEVAMPDVPGTADFRAQLQERGIPVHAYRTLDEVARVERAGRGFDLTILSSWNPRGYRKYYRALRGPFVSLVHDQLMLHIPGLPQGVYRACYEWLQAGDIRGAQHVVTVSEWGAEYLRRHHRMTQVHAVPNGVDTVKFRPGDPQERAALRERLGFTGFTVLNPARMSIEKNHPAVIATAWQAPELHFVLVGTGYLEPALKRTAPRNVTFLGKRHDMPDLYRAADVVLQPTIAENQSLATLEALASGTPVVTNDIPAQRELIRMGQEGLLVRGGAPGYAAALRALAAHPDALRRMGIAARQSVLDGHTLDGNARHLATLLTQLAGR